The Oryza sativa Japonica Group chromosome 11, ASM3414082v1 DNA window caatcctttgaaattcctatggaatggacaatcctataaaaattttggaggaaatttagcaagagcttcaacctcttgctaactttcctttgagtctatctctctcatccaagtcctgtgtttttcatgtggttcaatcaaacggtcattcctgtgttttgcaatccgctgttttacacttacattcctatcaaaatcctacgtttttcctatttctacgttttctcaattCTGCGATTAAAAGGGGCCCTAAAGGATTGAtaatttttacatatatatatatatatatatatatatatatatatatatatatacattaacTAATCTTAAATCTACCCGTGTTTTGTATGCATGCGGCCGATCCTTATAAAATTAACAATAATCCTGCCCTGTCTGGCCACTTCCTGTGTACTGTACATGTAACATGTGTTTTTCAGTTCACTGTGTGTATCAAACAACGGCAAGTTGCAACGAAAGCAAGCCACTTCGCCCGATTATAAATAGCCTCCACTACTTCTACTACTCGCCGCCACCCAAACCCAAAGCAGCAATTGCAAGAAGCAAaatctcttctcctcctcctcctcctcctcatcatcatcctcctctCGCCCTTCGACAACGCACCATAGTTTAACCCAAgctagaagaagaagacgataGATATGAGCACTACTCGCGGCGTCTCCTcctcttctgctgctgctgctcttgcgCTGCTTCTCCTCTTCGCCCTCTgcttcttctccttccactTCGCCGCAGCTGCTCGCGCCGTTCCTCGTGATGAACACCAAGGTAGCTAGCTACAGCACTTGGATTATTGATTGTTCAATTGATAGTGTATGCAAATTAGCTGACGTTTTGGAGCTTTTCTTTTCAGAGAATGGCGGTGTCAAGGCAGTAGCAGCAGTTGCAGCTGATCAGCTTGTGCTCCAGCTGGAAGGTGACACCGGCAATGGCGACGAGGTCTCCGAGGTGAGAATCGATGGAAATATACAGAGCTATAAATCTTCGAGTACCTAGCTGATTAGACAAGAATTGATGAAGAAGCAATTAGTGGTAACTAATCTTGATTGTTAATTTatttctatcttgttcttggTCAGTTGATGGGAGCAGCTGAGGAGGAAGCAGCAGCATGCGAGGAGGGGAAGAACAACGACGAGTGCGTGCAGAGGAGGCTGCTCAGCGACGCCCACC harbors:
- the LOC4349781 gene encoding phytosulfokines 2 precursor, whose product is MSTTRGVSSSSAAAALALLLLFALCFFSFHFAAAARAVPRDEHQENGGVKAVAAVAADQLVLQLEGDTGNGDEVSELMGAAEEEAAACEEGKNNDECVQRRLLSDAHLDYIYTQHKNKP